One region of Desmodus rotundus isolate HL8 chromosome 11, HLdesRot8A.1, whole genome shotgun sequence genomic DNA includes:
- the LOC123478891 gene encoding UL16-binding protein 1 isoform X2 — MVQTVAVIPVFLLLLQVPAAPCYVPSACYTFTITPKPSPGQSWCEVQGQFIRGTFFNYTCSSQKFEPIGTLGMKLNATDFWNQLVERWKELVEELRKALLDYKQNISKAHPFSLQGSMTCQLESNGHRRVFWEFSCNGQSYLRFESKDRSWRELKPGCKSLKETLDSARDLLLRISAGDCVNRLKEAEALDTKEPWTTHWISC; from the exons ATGGTTCAGACAGTGGCTGTCATTCCTGTCTTCTTGCTTCTGCTCCAAGTCCCCGCTGCGCCCTGCT ATGTGCCCTCTGCCTGCTACACATTCACCATCACTCCTAAGCCCAGTCCTGGACAATCATGGTGTGAGGTACAAGGACAGTTTATTAGAGgcacatttttcaattacacCTGTAGCAGCCAGAAGTTTGAACCCATTGGTACCCTGGGGATGAAGTTGAATGCCACAGATTTCTGGAATCAACTGGTTGAACGTTGGAAGGAGCTGGTGGAAGAGCTCCGGAAAGCACTGCTGGACTATAAACAGAATATTTCCAAAGCTC ATCCTTTCTCCCTGCAGGGCAGCATGACTTGTCAGCTGGAATCCAATGGACACCGCAGGGTATTCTGGGAGTTTAGCTGCAATGGACAAAGTTATCTCCGCTTTGAGTCGAAGGACAGATCCTGGAGAGAGTTGAAGCCTGGATGTAAATCATTAAAGGAGACACTGGACAGTGCCAGAGATCTCCTCCTCAGGATCTCAGCTGGAGACTGTGTGAACAGGCTTAAAGAGGCAGAAGCTCTGGACACAAAAG AGCCTTGGACCACTCACTGGATTTCCTGCTGA